Proteins encoded within one genomic window of Trichoderma asperellum chromosome 2, complete sequence:
- a CDS encoding uncharacterized protein (MEROPS:MER0005430), with protein sequence MSCPHLESVELKPPTPVQSVYKEDCTQCFDSIDNPGGLDVCLQCFNGGCTAERQHSLLHNAVWSHPLALNIRRTRKTIDRDEPPAKITKLAIAAETEEDRYDTALAVKCIECQQELDIENAKISPIVDGILKAHTFSRKEEVKAWEQELTSCEHILTMQQHPSRKIEQGDLGHCSGCDLRENLWLCLECGNLGCGRKQMGGVDGNSHALGHATESGHGVAVKLGSITPEGTADIYCYRCDEERIDEQLGEHLAHWGIILAERQKTEKSLTEMQIEQNLKWDFSMTTEDGHELKPVFGPGLTGLKNLGNSCYLASIIQCLFDMPSFQERYYGANKDLPIVQESAADLETQLRKIADGLLSGRYSEPDSSVASGSEVAYQKGLAPAMFKHLIGRGHEEFSTMRQQDAFELFQHLFKLISRSPHDGQKDPTSEFRFVLEQRLQCLGCHKVRYSSNEQDNIFLDVPLLKLDAGSEGAETANAYKPVTLKECLDNFTAPEKVELTCSSCDSKAGFTKQSLFKTFPNVLAVNARKMAVVNWVPIKIDVPVIVPDEPFLLDGYLSKGLQPSEELLPEEPENQAPAFVPDAAAVAQLEAMGFPRNRAEKALHATGNSDANAAMEWLFAHLDDADIDAPLDLGAGSGDVGTADPEKIEMLGAMGFGAPQAKKALKETGGDVERAVEWLFSHPDDQGIMEDESSGEAAEQSQKEPAGSAVLPAQFQLQSIVCHKGTSIHAGHYVAFIRKSVEGKDTPTWVLFNDEKVVEAHDVEEMRKFAYVYFFKRA encoded by the exons ATCGCGATGAGCCTCCGGCTAAGATCACGAAGCTTGCCATTGCCGCCGAGACGGAAGAAGACCGATACGACACGGCGCTGGCTGTCAAATGCATCGAATGCCAACAAGAGCTGGATATCGAAAATGCCAAGATCTCACCCATCGTGGATGGCATCCTGAAAGCACATACCTTTTCTCGAAAGGAGGAAGTAAAAGCGTGGGAGCAAGAGCTCACGTCATGCGAGCATATCTTGAccatgcagcagcacccgTCTCGCAAGATCGAGCAAGGCGACCTTGGCCACTGCTCAGGCTGTGACCTGAGGGAAAACCTTTGGCTTTGCCTTGAATGTGGCAACTTGGGTTGTGGCCGAAAACAGATGGGTGGCGTTGACGGCAATTCTCACGCTCTGGGTCACGCCACTGAGTCTGGGCACGGCGTAGCTGTCAAGCTGGGATCGATCACACCGGAAGGCACCGCCGATATTTATTGTTATAGATGCGACGAAGAGCGAATCGACGAGCAGCTCGGCGAGCACTTGGCCCATTGGGGAATCATTCTTGCCGAGCgacaaaagacagaaaagagcTTGACCGAGATGCAGATTGAACAGAATCTCAAATGGGACTTTAGCATGACTACGGAAGATGGCCACGAGCTGAAGCCTGTTTTTGGACCCGGTCTCACTGGATTGAAGAATCTCGGTAACAGCTGCTACCTAGCCAGCATTATCCAGTGCCTATTTGATATGCCATCGTTCCAAGAACGCTACTATGGCGCAAATAAGGATCTGCCGATAGTCCAGGAATCCGCAGCCGACCTTGAGACGCAGCTGAGAAAGATTGCTGATGGTTTGTTATCTGGACGATATTCGGAGCCGGACAGCTCTGTGGCATCGGGGTCAGAAGTTGCCTACCAGAAAGGTTTAGCGCCAGCAATGTTCAAGCATTTGATAGGAAGAGGGCACGAAGAGTTCTCTACGATGAGGCAGCAAGATGCCTTTGAATTGTTTCAGCATCTTTTCAAACTCATTAGCCGGTCACCACACGATGGCCAAAAAGACCCTACCTCTGAATTCCGATTTGTCCTAGAGCAGCGGCTCCAGTGTCTTGGATGCCACAAAGTCAGGTACAGCTCCAACGAACAGGACAACATTTTCCTCGACGTGCCCTTGTTGAAGCTTGATGCTGGAAGTGAAGGTGCCGAGACGGCTAATGCCTACAAGCCAGTCACTCTGAAGGAATGCTTGGACAATTTCACCGCGCCCGAGAAGGTTGAATTGACTTGCTCATCATGCGACAGCAAAGCGGGCTTCACCAAGCAATCCCTCTTCAAGACTTTCCCCAACGTTTTGGCCGTAAATGCACGAAAGATGGCTGTGGTGAACTGGGTTCCCATCAAGATTGATGTCCCCGTTATTGTCCCAGACGAGCCATTCTTGTTAGATGGCTACCTCTCCAAAGGACTTCAGCCTTCAGAAGAACTCCTGCCAGAGGAGCCCGAAAACCAAGCTCCTGCATTTGTACCAGATGCGGCTGCGGTTGCACAGCTCGAGGCCATGGGCTTTCCACGAAACCGCGCCGAAAAAGCACTGCATGCGACAGGTAACTCGgatgccaatgccgccaTGGAGTGGCTGTTTGCGCATCTCGATGATGCCGACATTGATGCGCCTCTTGACTTGGGCGCTGGATCGGGAGACGTAGGCACCGCCGACCCTGAAAAGATTGAGATGCTGGGGGCTATGGGTTTCGGTGCCCCTCAGGCCAAGAAGGCGCTGAAAGAAACGGGCGGCGATGTCGAGCGAGCTGTTGAATGGTTGTTCAGCCACCCCGACGACCAAGGCATCATGGAAGACGAGAGTTCTGGCGAGGCGGCTGAACAGTCTCAAAAAGAGCCTGCTGGAAGCGCAGTACTGCCAGCACAGTTTCAACTGCAATCCATCGTGTGCCACAAGGGCACGAGTATCCACGCAGG TCACTATGTCGCTTTTATTCGAAAGTCTGTGGAGGGCAAAGATACGCCCACGTGGGTGCTTTTCAATGATGAAAAGGTCGTAGAGGCTCATGATGTTGAAGAAATGCGCAAGTTTGCATACGTGTACTTTTTCAAGAGAGCGTAA